In the Salvia miltiorrhiza cultivar Shanhuang (shh) chromosome 8, IMPLAD_Smil_shh, whole genome shotgun sequence genome, GAAGGAGTTTTAGGGTTACCTACGTAGTTTTTACACTTACACAACAGTTTTTAGTGCTCTAGGACTTTTGCTCCCACTTGTCTTTATCATTTTAGATCCAGAAACAATTACATTTATGTTTTGCTTTAGTTTATCAAACACTTTCTCATTTTAAGTAGTTGTAATCGCAAGGACGACGGTCTTGGGCACTTTGTTCCGggtatttgataatttattatttatctaCATTTGCTTTTATCTATGAGTTTGTTTCAATTTGTGTTTATGGCTTTTATGATGTGTGAGTAGTTCTATTTGGTGTGAGTTGAGATTGGGAAATGATTAACCGTTGATATGTAAAATATTCGAGAGGTTGTTGTGCCTTCGGTTGAGTCCAGTGGTTCTGGAAAGATCTGTGCAGAatcatggacagtaggggcctaacagGTGATCTCCGTTCAGTAAAAGCTGTCCATATCAAGTAAATGTCAGGGTATACCAAGGAGTGACAACCAGTATGCCCAcaaccgagtagctgagcaacaTCAACAAAAGgtgttgtagatccggaaggcgatgaaaggattgatgggatacactgtcatCCCTcgatcttgggcttctctagcaattacccatcaactgtgacgagacATAAAGTCATGGTTATCAAATAAGGAAAACGCCTACTGTGCCATAAGCATGTCAATGACCGGTCGGTTCTGAGCCGAAAATGACTATCCCGGGAGGCATGTTGGTTGAACGTACAGAGTCGGGGACcttgggagagaaggttggtgaggttCATGTTACAAACGGGATGCACGATCGAGGAACTTTACAACTCAAAAACGAAACAATCGAAACTAGAAactgaactaagaaaataaacaaattagaaGTAACAAGAAACTAGAACGAAATTACAATGAAGTAAAACAAACGTGACCAAgcgtcgagtcgagatgaatctcttcccgcaagaagattatcgccccggtagtgctcacagtgttggcgaatcttccccaaaggtaaaacgacgacgtctcgttggatgtagcaccacaatccaggcgagctccggcgaacgtaATTGGGATCGAGAAAATGAGCAGTATGCAGTGAGAGTAATATGCAGAATTGCGTGTACATGCTTATGTCCTAAGACCTCTATTTATAAGCCATTCACCATGAGGGGAATTAAAGCTGCATGATGGGAAATCAATCCACCATGTAACTGTCTGGATGTTACAACATTTTGAATTCAGAATTCATTCTGCATGAGCAGTTTCGAAAACTGCAGCAGTTCTTCAAAACTTCAAAACTTGGGCGGGCTTGGGCTGAACGGATGGGCTTCTGTTGGGctggaaaataaatacaattgGGCCGAGAATTAACAATCCAAAAGGCCCAAaagtattttgtccaaaaaattatatagtttggacccaaacaccacccaaagcaccaattgccaagatccaagtccttggccgcggcccgtactcgacccgcccgtccggcggcggcgtcgtccgtccgatcgatcgatcgatcgatcgtcggcggcgcgcgtgtgtgtgtgcgcgcgaggccaaggccttcatccaagcccactagcaagcccacaagttattagctccatgagcattgctattcttatacaagagTATTCTTCCTTTGTTTTCCAATTTGGGACAACAACACATTACAAGTGTTATTTCCCTTCTCAACACCCAAactttgatatacaatatctcactcaccggaaatcggttttgagacttcaagtataccacgttcatctactcgagacgtagattaacatccaataattatttcaattaaataatgaatatttaattaaataattaaattcagaTATGGtccaaaaccatatttccaacagtTCATACTTGGAGATTATCGGGTATGTCTACTACTTAAGGAgtagtgaagcactgccttgtgactggggaatgtgtgaccttcggaccaaatGACTACAAGGGACTCAACCATCCCAAGTGTGGAACTATGAACTCTTAAAACACCCCaatataatttgttttaaatccACAAGCtttgcacaatttttttttctcaaaacaaataaaaatttgttctaaatacataaactttgatATTTTTCGGAATTTCCCACAAAAGTCAACtccaattaaattgaaaattttcacGTCAATATAATCTGATGCCACGTCAGATTTAATGTAATCGGAGTTGACTTTTATgagaaatttcaaaaaatatcaATGTTGGTGTATTtagaataaaattttatttattttggaaaaaatcagaaaaaattgcATAAAGTTAGTggatttaaaacaaattaacccataattaaaagaaaaaagattagCGTATAGTAATAAATTGAGTTGAAGCGAAAGCTGCCGGGCTCCTTTAAACCCTAAAACTAGAATGGAACTCAGCTCCTCAAAACCCTGCTCATTCCCCCTCTCTCTGTAACCCAATCTCGATCCCATTGATTCACTAAGCTGATCAAAAATGGTGCGTCTAGCTGCATCCAAACAGATCCATTTGAATCCACATCTCGCGAGGCTTCCATCCCCATTTCCCTTCAAATCGCTCTCCTTCTGCTCCTCCGCGCCGTCGAACCCTATCCCAAATGAAGAACTCCCCATCTCCGCAGATCCAAATCACGATTCTTCATCAACAGAAACGGAGGTGGCCCCACCACCTTTCCGAGAACTCAGGCGCCCTAGGAACCCGGAAAAAATAGAGGATACTATTTGCAGAATGATGGATAATCGGCCATGGACGACCCGTCTGCAGAACTCAATCCGGCGGCTGGTACCGAGTTTCGATCACGAACTCGTGTACAATGTGTTACACGGCGCCAAGAACTCGGGGCACGCACTCCAGTTCTTCCGGTGGGTCGAAAGATCCAATCTCTTCCAGCATGATAGGGAGAACCATCTCAAGATGATTGAGATTTTGGGGAGGGCTTCGAAGCTTAATCACGCTAGGTGCATTTTATTGGATATGCCGAAGAAGGGTTTGAAATGGGATGAGGATTTGTGGGTTGTGATGATTGATAGTTATGGGAAGGCGGGTATAGTTCAGGAGAGCGTGAAGTTGTTTCAGAAAATGGAGGAATTGGGAGTCGATCGCACTATTAAGAGTTATGACGTTCTGTTTAAAGTGATTATGCGTAGGGGGAGGTATATGATGGCCAAGAGGTATTTCAATAAGATGTTGAGTGAGGGGATTGAACCAACTAGGCACACCTTCAACGTTTTGATTTGGGGGTTTTTTCTTTCAGGGAAGGTGGAGACTGCGAATAGGTTCTTTGAGGATATGAAGACGCGTGAGATTTTGCCGGATGTGGTAACATATAACACCATGATTAATGGGTATAATCGGGTTGGGAAAACAGAGGAGGCAGAGAAGTATTTTGTGGAGATGAAAGGTAGGAATATTGAGCCTACTGTAATCACTTATACGACTTTGATCAAAGGGTATGTTGCAGTGGAGAGAGTGGATGATGCATTGAGGTTGGTGGAGGAGATGAAAGGATATGGGATTAAGCCAAATGCCGTTACGTATTCAACCTTGTTGCCAGGGCTGTGTGATGGGGAGAAGATGTCTGAGGCTCGGAGTGTGTTGAGGGAGATGGTGGAGAAGCACATTCCACCTACTGATAACTCTATTTTCATGAAACTGATGCTTGGCCAGTGCAAGGCGGGCGATTTGGATGCTGCAGTTGATGTGTTGAAGGCGATGATTAAGCTGAGTATTCCGACTGAAGCAGGTTATTACAGTGTTCTGATTGAGAATTGCTGCAAGGCTGGTCAATATGATAGAGGTGTGAAGTTGCTGGATAAGCTCATTGAGAAGGATATCATATTAAGGCCTCAGAGTACTTTGCATATGGAACCGAGTGCTTACAATCCGATGATTGAGTATCTCTGCAGCAACGGCCAGACCGCCAAGGCTGAGACCCTTGTGCGGCAGTTGATGAAATTGGGTGTGCAGGATCCCATGGCCTTGAATGCTCTCATCTGTGGGCATTCGAAAGAAGGGACACCCGACTCTGCATTCGAGCTTCTCAAGATCATGCTTAGGAGGAAGGTTGCTTCGGAGAAAAGTGCTTTTGATTCGCTTGTCCAAAGCTACTTGACAAAGAAGGATCCTGCAGAGGCAAAGGCCGTGCTGGATAGCATGATTGAGAATGGTCATTGTCCGGATTCTACACTATATAGGTCGGTGATGGATGCCTTGTTTGAAGATGGGCGGGTGCAGACGGCAAGCAGGGTGATGAAGACGATGTTGGAGAAGGGGGTGACTGATca is a window encoding:
- the LOC130997742 gene encoding pentatricopeptide repeat-containing protein At2g37230 — translated: MVRLAASKQIHLNPHLARLPSPFPFKSLSFCSSAPSNPIPNEELPISADPNHDSSSTETEVAPPPFRELRRPRNPEKIEDTICRMMDNRPWTTRLQNSIRRLVPSFDHELVYNVLHGAKNSGHALQFFRWVERSNLFQHDRENHLKMIEILGRASKLNHARCILLDMPKKGLKWDEDLWVVMIDSYGKAGIVQESVKLFQKMEELGVDRTIKSYDVLFKVIMRRGRYMMAKRYFNKMLSEGIEPTRHTFNVLIWGFFLSGKVETANRFFEDMKTREILPDVVTYNTMINGYNRVGKTEEAEKYFVEMKGRNIEPTVITYTTLIKGYVAVERVDDALRLVEEMKGYGIKPNAVTYSTLLPGLCDGEKMSEARSVLREMVEKHIPPTDNSIFMKLMLGQCKAGDLDAAVDVLKAMIKLSIPTEAGYYSVLIENCCKAGQYDRGVKLLDKLIEKDIILRPQSTLHMEPSAYNPMIEYLCSNGQTAKAETLVRQLMKLGVQDPMALNALICGHSKEGTPDSAFELLKIMLRRKVASEKSAFDSLVQSYLTKKDPAEAKAVLDSMIENGHCPDSTLYRSVMDALFEDGRVQTASRVMKTMLEKGVTDHKDLIFKILEALLMRGHVEEALGRIELLMQSGIAPNFDSLLSVLCEKGKTIAALKVLDYGMDRDYSIDVSSCEKVLDTLLAAGKTLNAYSILCKIMEKGGVTDWSSCKDLIKNLNEGGHTKQADILSRMIVGKEKPARSKKGDKKAAMA